CTGTCTCCCTCCTCTGGGCCTCCGCGGCCCCGAAACAACGAAAGGCGGCCAAAGGGCCGCCCCACCACCGGGGTCCGGTGGTCTGTCGCATCGACCTCCGGGGGCTCATACTGGCCTGGAGGTGAGAAGCCCTCGCTCCTGCTTCGCTGTGTGCAGTTGTCCTACGGTACCTGGAACGCCGGCGCGGGATCTGGCATTCCCTCAAGGCTTCGGATGCACCCGAGTCGGACTGTACTGTAGCAGCCGCATCGTCGCGGTGTCGACGGCGTCGGGGCTGTTTGGGGAGGCCACGACGCCGCGCGCCGCGCGACCGTCCCGCCGCCGCCCGGCGGCGCACCGCTCAGGAGACCGCCGATGCCAGACCCCACTGATTACCTCGACCAGCCCGATCCGGCGACCGCCGCGCAGGCACAGCGTGACGCTGTCGAGCAGATGCGCGAGCAGCTCGCCGCGCTGTCGGCCGGCGACCTCGTGGCCGAGACCGCAGTCCCGCTGGTGACGCTCGCCTACATGCGGCTCGGGGTCCCGCCCGGCCAGAACGACCGGTACCGGGACCTGGAGGCCGCCAGCCTGCTCATCGACGCCCTGGCCGGCATGCTCGACGGCGTCCAGGGCCGCCTGGGCGCGGTCGAGCCCGAGCTGCGCCGGGCCCTGGCCGACCTGCAGCTCGGCTACGCCGAGGTCGTGCGCCACAGCGGCGGCCACGCTGGCGCGGGCGCCTCCCGTCCCGGCCCCCGGGACGCCGGCCCGGGCGGCACCGGCCCCGGGGCACAGCCGAGCCCGCGCCCATCCCGGGAGCCGGCCGCCCCACCACCCGGGGCTGGGCCGGCCCAGCCCGGCCGCCGCCCATCCGGCCTCTGGGTGCCCGGCCAGCCCTGAGAGGAGCGCTGGATGACCGAGCTGGCCGAGGTCGTGCCCGGCCTGGCCGTCGAACGAGCCGGATGACCTCTCCGGATGCGGAAGGGCCCCGCGGGGGCGGGGCCCTTGCGGTCTTGCGTGCTGCCGGAAGTCCTAACGAACCGAAGGCCCGTCGAGCTCCTAGGCTCTACGCAAGCGGTCGGACGTTCGAGGCCTGGGGCCCCTTGGGGCCGTCGGTGATCTCGAACTCGACGGCCTGACCCTCGGCAAGGGTCTTGTAGCCGTCGATCTGAATTGCCGAGAAGTGGACGAAGACATCGTCGCCTCCGTTACGGGCAATGAACCCGTAGCCCTTCTCGTTGCTGAACCACTTGACGGTGCCTTCTGGCAACTCTGTCCCTCCTGTCACCCTCCCCGACCGTCTCCAGACACGGGCGCTGGTGGAATCCCGGTCGGGCGCGCGGAATGTAACGCAGTCGATGAAGCT
This region of Actinomycetes bacterium genomic DNA includes:
- a CDS encoding cold-shock protein, whose amino-acid sequence is MPEGTVKWFSNEKGYGFIARNGGDDVFVHFSAIQIDGYKTLAEGQAVEFEITDGPKGPQASNVRPLA